One region of Culex pipiens pallens isolate TS chromosome 2, TS_CPP_V2, whole genome shotgun sequence genomic DNA includes:
- the LOC120426476 gene encoding uncharacterized protein LOC120426476, translated as MGAPPAKKALVNRNLISLKLVLFLFYAALGCLHPYLTKHMALTGLNYKESQIISVVAPLIAILGPLIFAPLADRLAGTNGSSYGKRLRFLASFCMIVSAILYSILFFVVPPVERHESSRSQVSFACDLDGAIIFQQRCSEERTCYQWKREKIGHLTLTNCSYTCQKPIEFQNLNHPYTKGVTVGPSTESSLEDDDYIFNEDDVDVAPENLALPQPQVDNTPIPVPHICERKGGPESEICHAYTKATESLKFETILRSAVNEENETHSAEWCRYPLDGFSCNIPEKQVVWMKLLINSSNCTPKIECEVHDPYGSDESVLAESVCMRIVGDPELTFWSYLLVRSFADAFPLAAIVLLNAATIIATRETSTGRGDFGRQIVWGAIGWALFYFVLSWVFETYYVYIVLVVLAAIVLLVSSGMPLTPPEMWWHTKCGMVAIPMSAIRRYVPEAAGLCLVTLILGTFWSVLDNYEGVLVKNFEVHPISEEYYGTTWSVFVILGALLVIPTLWYAEPIVDYCGHSNVLIAAITTFIFRFALLASLDVTWWRVVIDFLYPVSLGLTWLTIVFYMRHIIPRRIITTGQALPVIFHFCLGRFLGALIGTWTQLDCLITSFQALAITACAVAVIYFLLYHLVLAPRCANRLNTAPSGSTLHITAPDSNGHQTQQQQPLHPSNGSYQPLRIYHNYRGRKGHFRY; from the exons ATGGGTGCGCCACCTGCCAAGAAGGCGCTGGTCAACAGAAACCTTATATCGCTCAAGCTTGTCCTATTTCTGTTCTACGCGG CCCTAGGATGTCTTCACCCCTATCTGACGAAGCACATGGCCCTCACCGGTCTGAACTACAAGGAGTCGCAAATCATCTCTGTGGTAGCGCCGCTGATCGCGATCCTTGGCCCGCTGATCTTCGCTCCGCTGGCGGATCGTCTCGCCGGAACCAACGGATCCTCGTACGGCAAGCGGCTGCGCTTCCTGGCCTCGTTCTGCATGATCGTTTCCGCCATCCTGTACTCGATCCTGTTCTTCGTGGTACCTCCGGTTGAGCGGCATGAATCTAGCCGCTCGCAGGTCAGCTTCGCGTGTGACCTGGACGGAGCGATCATCTTCCAGCAGCGGTGTTCCGAGGAGCGTACCTGCTACCAGTGGAAACGGGAGAAG ATTGGTCACCTAACGCTCACCAACTGCTCGTACACCTGCCAGAAGCCGATCGAGTTCCAGAACCTGAACCACCCCTACACCAAAGGCGTAACCGTGGGTCCCTCGACAGAGAGTTCCCTCGAGGACGACGACTACATCTTCAACGAGGACGACGTGGACGTTGCGCCCGAAAACCTAGCCCTGCCCCAACCCCAAGTCGACAACACCCCCATCCCGGTCCCGCACATCTGCGAGCGCAAGGGCGGACCCGAAAGCGAGATCTGCCACGCGTACACCAAGGCCACCGAATCGCTCAAGTTTGAAACGATCCTGCGCAGCGCCGTCAACGAGGAGAACGAAACGCACAGCGCCGAGTGGTGCCGCTACCCGCTGGACGGCTTCTCCTGCAACATCCCCGAGAAGCAGGTCGTCTGGATGAAGCTGCTGATCAACTCGTCCAACTGTACGCCCAAGATCGAGTGCGAGGTGCACGACCCGTACGGCAGCGACGAGAGCGTGCTGGCGGAGAGTGTCTGCATGAGG ATTGTCGGAGACCCGGAGCTGACCTTCTGGTCCTACCTTTTGGTGCGATCATTTGCGGACGCATTCCCACTTGCCGCGATCGTTCTGCTAAACGCGGCCACGATAATCGCGACGCGTGAAACCTCAACAGGTCGTGGAGACTTTGGTCGGCAAATCGTTTGGGGTGCGATCGGATGGGCGCTGTTCTACTTTGTGCTGTCTTGGGTCTTTGAGACGTACTACGTGTACATCGTGTTGGTTGTCCTAGCCGCGATCGTGCTGCTCGTGTCATCCGGCATGCCGTTGACTCCGCCGGAGATGTGGTGGCACACCAAGTGCGGCATGGTAGCTATTCCCATGTCCGCCATCCGACGATACGTCCCGGAGGCAGCTGGTCTCTGCTTGGTCACGCTGATCCTGGGTACCTTCTGGAGCGTCCTCGATAACTACGAAGGAGTTCTGGTCAAGAACTTTGAGGTACACCCCATCAGCGAAGAGTACTACGGAACGACCTGGAGCGTGTTCGTCATCCTGGGTGCCCTGCTCGTAATCCCGACCCTCTGGTACGCCGAGCCCATCGTCGACTACTGCGGCCACTCGAACGTCCTGATTGCCGCCATCACCACGTTCATCTTCCGCTTCGCTCTGCTCGCTAGCCTGGACGTCACCTGGTGGCGCGTCGTGATCGACTTCCTCTACCCGGTATCCCTCGGACTGACCTGGCTGACGATCGTGTTCTACATGCGCCACATTATCCCGCGCCGCATCATCACCACCGGACAGGCCCTGCCCGTGATCTTCCACTTCTGTCTGGGCCGATTCCTGGGCGCCCTGATTGGAACGTGGACCCAGCTGGACTGCCTGATCACCTCCTTCCAGGCGCTAGCGATCACGGCTTGCGCCGTTGCCGTCATCTATTTCCTCCTGTACCACCTGGTTCTCGCTCCACGTTGCGCCAACCGACTCAACACCGCGCCATCCGGGTCTACGCTGCACATTACCGCGCCGGACTCGAACGGCCACCAAACGCAGCAACAGCAACCCCTGCATCCCTCGAACGGTAGCTACCAACCGCTCCGAATCTACCACAACTACCGCGGCCGAAAGGGACACTTTAGATATTAG